Proteins found in one Nocardia brasiliensis ATCC 700358 genomic segment:
- a CDS encoding ABC transporter ATP-binding protein, whose protein sequence is MSTTALTVDDVTLTYPDGAGRLTALDRVSLRVEGGDIAAITGPSGSGKSSLLAVVSTLIRPDSGRIELRTPSGRVDLTTVGRREAAALRRSSIGIVFQQPNLIPALTTLEQLEVMTHLGQQLHIPARRRSETRSRAMELLYSVGLADQHAKRPAQLSGGQRQRVNIARALMNTPALLVIDEPTSALDTEKGAAIIDLILTITKTHNTATLLVTHDHTHLPQMTTVHHMTDGHLTQSRNSENWNFPKQLVPKTA, encoded by the coding sequence ATGAGCACTACCGCACTCACCGTCGACGACGTGACCCTCACCTACCCCGACGGCGCCGGCCGCCTCACCGCACTGGACCGGGTGAGCCTGCGCGTCGAAGGCGGCGACATCGCCGCGATCACCGGTCCCTCCGGCTCCGGAAAATCCAGCCTGCTTGCCGTCGTTTCCACCCTGATCCGTCCCGACTCCGGCCGCATAGAACTCCGAACACCCAGCGGCAGAGTCGATCTCACCACCGTCGGCCGTCGCGAAGCGGCCGCGCTTCGCCGTTCGTCCATCGGCATCGTCTTCCAGCAGCCGAACCTGATCCCCGCCCTGACCACCCTCGAGCAACTAGAGGTGATGACCCATCTAGGCCAACAGCTGCACATCCCTGCCCGCCGACGCAGCGAAACACGTTCCAGGGCAATGGAACTCCTGTATTCCGTCGGCCTCGCCGACCAGCACGCCAAACGCCCCGCCCAACTCTCCGGCGGCCAACGCCAACGCGTCAACATAGCCCGCGCCCTCATGAACACCCCCGCCCTCCTCGTCATCGACGAGCCCACCAGCGCACTCGACACCGAAAAAGGCGCCGCCATAATCGATCTAATCCTCACCATCACGAAAACCCACAACACCGCAACCCTTCTGGTCACCCACGACCACACCCACCTCCCCCAAATGACCACCGTCCACCACATGACCGATGGCCACCTGACCCAATCCCGAAACAGCGAAAACTGGAACTTTCCAAAGCAATTGGTTCCAAAAACAGCCTGA
- a CDS encoding ABC transporter permease, protein MFVALRDLRAARGRFLLITLVVTLVALLVSFLSGLTAGLAHQNISAVQSFPGDTVVFADTGGKPSFEASTLSREQVAAWQSAAGPDGTVDPIGISHGKVDPGGRPAAQVALFGTQGTAFGNRSATENGSVVLSTGAATELGAAAGDSVTIGGRAFTVRAVAGDDWYSHTPVVWLTLTDWQTLDPRAGAATVLAISGVPDVAAVNAATHTQTTSSSGALSALSAYQAENGSLTVMTVLLFVISALVIGAFFTVWTVQRMPDIATLKALGATSGSLVRDALAQAAIVLSAGVAVGLGITVTAAAFLGDALPFVLSPATTLLPAAALIALGLLGAAFALRFLFTTDPLTALGAAR, encoded by the coding sequence ATGTTCGTCGCACTCCGAGATCTGCGCGCCGCCCGCGGTCGCTTCCTGCTCATCACCCTGGTCGTCACGCTCGTGGCGCTGCTGGTGAGTTTCCTGAGCGGGCTCACCGCGGGGCTGGCGCACCAGAACATCTCGGCCGTGCAGTCGTTCCCCGGGGACACGGTGGTGTTCGCCGACACCGGTGGGAAGCCCTCGTTCGAGGCCTCGACGCTGAGCCGGGAACAGGTCGCCGCCTGGCAGTCCGCGGCCGGACCCGACGGCACGGTCGACCCCATCGGCATCAGTCACGGCAAGGTCGATCCCGGCGGGCGGCCCGCGGCGCAGGTCGCGTTGTTCGGCACGCAGGGCACAGCATTTGGCAACCGCTCCGCAACCGAGAACGGCAGCGTGGTGCTGAGCACCGGCGCCGCCACGGAGCTCGGTGCGGCGGCGGGCGATTCGGTCACCATCGGCGGGCGCGCGTTCACCGTGCGCGCCGTCGCCGGGGACGACTGGTACAGCCACACGCCGGTGGTGTGGCTGACCCTCACCGATTGGCAGACGCTCGACCCGCGGGCGGGTGCGGCTACCGTGCTCGCCATCTCCGGCGTGCCGGATGTCGCGGCGGTGAACGCGGCCACGCATACCCAAACGACGAGTTCGTCCGGCGCGCTCTCGGCGCTCAGCGCCTACCAGGCCGAAAACGGTTCGCTGACAGTGATGACGGTGCTGCTCTTCGTCATCTCGGCGCTCGTGATCGGCGCGTTCTTCACCGTGTGGACGGTGCAGCGGATGCCCGACATCGCGACCCTGAAGGCACTCGGCGCGACCTCCGGCTCCCTCGTCCGCGACGCCCTCGCGCAAGCCGCGATCGTGCTGAGCGCCGGAGTGGCGGTCGGTCTCGGAATCACGGTCACCGCGGCGGCTTTCCTCGGCGACGCGCTTCCGTTCGTTCTCAGCCCGGCCACCACGCTGCTGCCCGCGGCCGCGTTGATCGCGCTCGGTCTGCTCGGCGCCGCGTTCGCCCTGCGCTTCCTGTTCACCACCGACCCGTTGACCGCGCTCGGCGCGGCACGTTGA
- a CDS encoding sensor histidine kinase, which produces MHSSPLTPVFTALRYGLHVLVTALAVVVAVRALLPGAAHPLPVVALTALFLLTYFAGSVVNGRPGGIQLWLGALTVWWLGLVVLAPDAGYLAFGLFFLYLHLLPRPWSLVAVAASTAIAVLGFGAHRGWSVAGVIGPIFGAAVAVGIGLGYQALFRESAQRQRLIDELLSTRATLAERERTAGKLAERERLAKEIHDTVAQGLSSIQLLLHAAEQSAPEHPALQQIVLARETAAENLAETRRLIAELAPAALEGQSLAQALERICLRANTPVRTAQLVVEGTPERLPMPIEAALVRIAQGAVANVVRHADAARLRLTLTYADAQVLLDVVDDGVGIAADVLARPPSGSFGLAAMRSRVEQQGGTMAVESEPGHTAVTVAFPLWEDRP; this is translated from the coding sequence GTGCACTCGTCACCGCTCACGCCTGTCTTCACCGCGCTGCGCTACGGCCTGCATGTGCTGGTGACGGCGCTGGCGGTGGTGGTCGCGGTCCGCGCGCTGCTGCCCGGTGCGGCGCACCCGTTGCCCGTGGTGGCGTTGACCGCGCTGTTCCTGCTGACCTACTTCGCGGGGTCGGTGGTGAACGGACGTCCGGGCGGTATCCAGCTGTGGCTGGGAGCGCTGACGGTGTGGTGGCTCGGACTGGTCGTGCTCGCCCCCGACGCCGGCTACCTGGCATTCGGCTTGTTCTTCCTCTATCTGCACCTGCTGCCCCGGCCGTGGAGTCTGGTGGCCGTCGCGGCGTCGACCGCGATCGCGGTGCTGGGCTTCGGCGCGCACCGCGGCTGGTCGGTGGCCGGGGTGATCGGCCCGATCTTCGGCGCGGCGGTGGCGGTCGGCATCGGCCTGGGTTATCAGGCGCTGTTTCGCGAGTCGGCGCAACGGCAGCGCCTGATCGACGAATTGCTCAGCACCCGAGCCACTCTCGCGGAGCGGGAACGCACCGCGGGCAAGCTGGCCGAGCGGGAGCGGCTGGCCAAGGAGATCCACGACACGGTCGCCCAGGGGCTGAGCAGTATCCAATTGCTCCTGCATGCCGCTGAGCAGTCGGCACCGGAACACCCTGCGCTGCAACAGATCGTCCTGGCGCGCGAGACCGCGGCCGAGAATCTCGCCGAAACCCGAAGGCTGATAGCTGAATTGGCGCCCGCCGCGTTGGAGGGCCAGTCGCTTGCCCAGGCCTTGGAGCGAATCTGCCTGCGCGCCAACACCCCGGTCCGCACCGCGCAACTGGTGGTGGAGGGCACCCCCGAGCGGCTGCCGATGCCGATCGAGGCGGCCCTGGTGCGGATCGCGCAGGGCGCGGTCGCGAACGTGGTGCGCCACGCCGACGCGGCCCGGCTGCGCCTGACGCTGACCTACGCCGACGCGCAGGTCCTGCTCGACGTCGTGGACGACGGGGTCGGCATCGCCGCCGACGTGCTCGCCCGCCCGCCGTCGGGTTCCTTCGGCCTGGCCGCTATGCGTTCGCGCGTGGAGC